The DNA segment CACGCAGTGGCCGCGCTGGGACACCATCGCCCACCAGCAGGCGTGGGAAGGGTGGTTGAAGCAGGCGCACGACGGCGGCCTGTCGCTGGTGACGGTGTCACTGGTGAGCAATGGCTTCCTGTGCAGCGCCCTGCCCTATGCCAACCTCAAACGCCCCTGCGACGAGATGGCGGACGTCGAGGTGCAGATCCAGATGGCCAAGGACTTCGACGCGCGCACGGACTGGGCGGAGATCGCCCTGTCGCCCGCGCACGCCCGGCAGATCATCGCCTCGGGCAAGCTGGCCCTGGTGCTCTCCATCGAGGTGAGCAAGCTGTTCGGCGACAAAGACTGGCGCTCGGAGCTCAACCGCTTCCACGGCCTGGGCGTGCGCTCGCTGCAGCCCGTGCACCAGCTCGACAACCGCTTTGGCGGCCCGGCGCTGCACAACGCCATCTTCCAGGTCGCGCAGTTCCTGGAGAACTGCCACATCGACACGGACTGTGGCGCCACCGCCAACGGCTTCACGCTGGGCTTCGACGTGGACGCGAACTGCCGCAACACCAAGGGCCTGACGGAGGACGGTAAGGCGCTGGTGCGCGAGATGATGGCCAAGGGGATGCTCATCGACATCGCCCACATGTCCGAGCGCAGCGTGCAGGACACGCTCGCCCTCACCCAGGCCAACACGTACTACCCCATCTACGTCTCCCACGGACACTTCCGCGAGGTGATGAACCCGGAGCTGGCCGCCACGGAGAAGACGACGCCGGCCAACATCGTGCGCGCCCTGCGGCAGAGCGGCGGCATCTTCGGCCTGCGCACGGCGCATGACGAGACGCGCGCGTACACGCGCACCTCCATCGCCAACAACTGCCAGGGCTCCAGCCGCTCCTTCGCCCAGGCGTACGAGTTCGGCCGCCAGGGGCTGAAGGTGCCCATCGCGTTCGGCGCGGACCTCAACGGCTTCATCCAGCAGACCCGGCCGCGCTTCGGCTCGTATGGCGCGTGCTCGGCTGGCTTCAAGGCCGAGGCGGATGCCCAGGCCGCCCAGCAGCGCCTGTCCGGGCCCGCGCGCCTGGGCACCGACTTCGACCAGTACGGCCTGGCCCACGTGGGCCTCCTGCCGGACCTGCTGCGCGACCTCAAGCAACTGGGCGCCAACACCACGGGCCTGGAGGGCTCCACCGAGACGTTCCT comes from the Cystobacter ferrugineus genome and includes:
- a CDS encoding membrane dipeptidase, whose product is MSRHPLTLLSSLLLLQACNPVMESPDEAPEPVAAPARQPLAAPGFAELHHHMFAEEAFGGGWFHGSYTGTLTSCDGGAPESDHARVRMDLSNMLNLCPNSGSVDLSGVPLLSSLFGVGGAAASEFIGKIEGTEGDTGLHLGRMNVNTQWPRWDTIAHQQAWEGWLKQAHDGGLSLVTVSLVSNGFLCSALPYANLKRPCDEMADVEVQIQMAKDFDARTDWAEIALSPAHARQIIASGKLALVLSIEVSKLFGDKDWRSELNRFHGLGVRSLQPVHQLDNRFGGPALHNAIFQVAQFLENCHIDTDCGATANGFTLGFDVDANCRNTKGLTEDGKALVREMMAKGMLIDIAHMSERSVQDTLALTQANTYYPIYVSHGHFREVMNPELAATEKTTPANIVRALRQSGGIFGLRTAHDETRAYTRTSIANNCQGSSRSFAQAYEFGRQGLKVPIAFGADLNGFIQQTRPRFGSYGACSAGFKAEADAQAAQQRLSGPARLGTDFDQYGLAHVGLLPDLLRDLKQLGANTTGLEGSTETFLRMWERAQSARTGMADAAADIDTSGVAPYVAKATREAQYPQVCGKAYAPASKVLGETCRFNEECVSAKCTSMECGAITGTCICDGDNDCGTTQYCGWGLNTGVCQNKKAKGALCAEGRECLSGTCRWLTCG